The following are encoded together in the Syngnathus typhle isolate RoL2023-S1 ecotype Sweden linkage group LG5, RoL_Styp_1.0, whole genome shotgun sequence genome:
- the LOC133154198 gene encoding transducin-like enhancer protein 1 translates to MFPQGRHPTPHQAPGQPFKFTIPESLDRIKEEFQFLQAQYHSLKLECEKLAGEKTEMQRHYVMYYEMSYGLNIEMHKQTEIAKRLNTICAQVIPFLSQEHQQQVVQAVERAKQVTMAELNAVIGVRGLPGLPPTQHIAHNHGGAPVPLTPHPGGLHPSQLGGSASLLALSGALGAMPPHLAGKDASDKKPHLSGPDSHPGGAEHLRDREPGTSNSLLPESLRNSDKRRNGPDFSNDNKKRKVEDKDSSHYDSDGEKSDDNLVVDVSNEEQPSPRGTPLPSPRENGLDKARLLKKDPCSPASTASSASSSSLKSKEMAMRDKAGTPGLKSSTPTPRGDSTPGPSATPGVRPSLSKPPSMEIPHPPTAGLRTPLTVPGPYPGAFSMLPHAAGMNGELAGAASAAAYAAGLHNISPQMSAAAAAAAVAAYGRSPMVGFDPHPHMRVPGMPPSLTGIPGGKPAYSFHVAADGQMQPVPFPPDALVGPGIPRHARQINTLNHGEVVCAVTISNPTRHVYTGGKGCVKVWDISHPGNKSPVSQLDCLNRDNYIRSCRLLPDGRTLIVGGEASTLSIWDLATPTPRIKAELTSSAPACYALAISPDSKVCFSCCSDGNIAVWDLHNQTLVRQFQGHTDGASCIDISNDGTKLWTGGLDNTVRSWDLREGRQLQQHDFTSQIFSLGYCPTGEWLAVGMESSNVEVLHVTKPDKYQLHLHESCVLSLQFAYCGKWFVSTGKDNLLNAWRTPYGASIFQSKESSSVLSCDISVDDKYIVTGSGDKKATVYEVIY, encoded by the exons ATGTTCCCCCAGGGGCGACACCCG ACGCCCCACCAGGCTCCGGGTCAACCCTTTAAGTTCACCATCCCAGAATCCCTGGACCGCATCAAGGAGGAATTCCAATTCCTGCAGGCTCAGTACCACAG TCTCAAGTTGGAGTGTGAGAAGCTGGCTGGTGAAAAAACCGAAATGCAAAGACACTATGTCATG TACTACGAGATGTCCTACGGCCTCAACATCGAAATGCACAAACAG ACGGAGATTGCCAAGAGACTCAACACAATCTGCGCACAAGTCATCCCCTTCCTCTCGCAGGAG catcAGCAGCAGGTGGTCCAAGCGGTGGAGCGGGCCAAGCAGGTGACCATGGCCGAGCTCAATGCTGTCATCGGGGTGCGGGGACTGCCCGGCCTTCCACCTACG CAGCATATAGCACACAATCACGGCGGCGCCCCTGTGCCCCTTACGCCCCACCCGGGTGGCCTGCACCCCTCTCAGCTGGGCGGTTCGGCCAGCCTGCTAGCGCTGTCGGGAGCACTTGGCGCCATGCCGCCGCATCTTGCCGGGAAAGACGCTTCTGACAAAAAGCCACACCTTTCCGGGCCTGACTCGCACCCTGGAGGAGCAGAGCACTTGAGAG ATAGGGAACCTGGCACA AGTAACTCGCTACTGCCCGAAAGTCTCCGCAACTCAGACAAGCGACGGAACGGACCCGACTTTTCAAACGACAACAAGAAGCGCAAAGTGGAGGACAAGGACTCAAGCCACTAC GACAGCGACGGGGAGAAAAGCGATGACAATCTAGTGGTGGATGTCTCAAATGAG GAGCAGCCCTCGCCTCGCGgcacgcccctcccctccccaagaGAGAACGGCTTGGATAAAGCACGCCTCCTCAAGAAGGACCCCTGCAGTCCCGCTTCGACCGCATCGTCGGCTAGCTCCTCCTCCCTCAAATCCAAAGAGATGGCAATG CGAGACAAAGCAGGCACACCCGGGCTCAAGTCAAGCACACCCACACCAAGAGGGGATTCCACTCCAGGGCCGAGCGCCACACCTGGTGTCAGGCCCAGCCTGTCAAAACCCCCCTCCATGGAGATCCCCCATCCACCTA CTGCAGGTCTTAGGACACCTCTGACGGTGCCCGGCCCGTACCCAGGAGCGTTCAGCATGTTGCCTCACGCGGCCGGGATGAACGGCGAGCTAGCCGGAGCAGCCAGCGCCGCTGCCTACGCTGCCGGACTCCACAACATTTCGCCTCAGATGagtgctgctgccgccgccgctgcagtGGCGGCATATGGCCGCTCCCCTATG GTCGGCTTTGATCCGCACCCTCACATGCGGGTTCCAGGAATGCCTCCCAGCCTGACGGGAATCCCTGGTGGCAAGCC TGCCTACTCCTTCCATGTTGCGGCCGATGGTCAGATGCAGCCGGTGCCGTTTCCCCCCGATGCCCTGGTGGGCCCAGGTATCCCTCGCCACGCCCGCCAGATCAACACGCTCAACCATGGCGAGGTGGTCTGCGCCGTCACAATCAGTAACCCCACGCGGCACGTCTACACGGGCGGGAAGGGCTGCGTCAAAGTGTGGGACATCAGTCACCCTGGCAACAAGAGTCCGGTGTCGCAGCTTGACTGTTTG AACCGGGACAACTACATCCGCTCGTGCCGCCTCCTCCCCGACGGCCGCACTCTGATTGTGGGCGGCGAGGCCAGCACGTTGTCCATCTGGGACCTGGCCACGCCCACCCCGAGGATCAAGGCCGAGTTAACGTCGTCGGCACCGGCGTGCTACGCTCTGGCCATCAGCCCGGACTCCAAAGTGTGCTTCTCGTGCTGCAGCGACGGAAATATCGCCGTGTGGGACTTGCACAATCAGACGCTGGTTCG GCAGTTCCAGGGCCACACAGACGGAGCCAGCTGTATTGACATTTCCAACGATGGCACCAAGCTGTGGACCGGAGGCCTGGATAACACCGTCCGGTCATGGGATCTGCGAGAGGGACGTCAACTGCAGCAGCACGACTTCACGTCGCAG ATCTTCTCTCTTGGCTACTGTCCGACCGGAGAGTGGCTGGCCGTGGGCATGGAGAGCAGCAATGTGGAGGTCCTCCACGTGACCAAGCCGGACAAATATCAGCTGCATCTCCATGAGAGCTGCGTGCTCTCCCTGCAGTTTGCCTATTGCG GTAAATGGTTCGTGAGCACCGGGAAGGACAACTTGCTTAACGCGTGGAGAACTCCTTACGGTGCCAGCATATTCCAG TCTAAAGAATCCTCCTCAGTGCTCAGCTGCGACATATCTGTGGACGACAAGTACATTGTCACCGGATCCGGGGACAAGAAGGCCACTGTCTATGAGGTCATCTACTAA